In Xiphophorus hellerii strain 12219 chromosome 13, Xiphophorus_hellerii-4.1, whole genome shotgun sequence, the following proteins share a genomic window:
- the LOC116730942 gene encoding vegetative cell wall protein gp1-like: MIRIQGPPAHPPPSTPIHPPPVPPPVRAPVPTYAPVPPPVRAPVPTYAPVPPPVRAPVPTSSPVPPPVRTPVPTYAPVPPPVRAPVPTYAPVPPPVCAPVPTSAPVPPPVRAPVPTSAPVPPPAPASVPAPTPGPPPTPVPPAPPTPGPQPAPQPAPTVTPTPIAAPVSIPTPAPTPAPPPAPVQPPPPVVQPQPPPESTLPPTPSPAPSPAPSPAPPPQTPDPERRSATPGGTRKGKSTQGGLMMSSADS; this comes from the exons ATGATACGAATTCAGGGGCCACCAGCTCATCCACCTCCATCCACTCCTATTCATCCTCCACCCGTTCCTCCACCTGTACGCGCACCTGTGCCTACATATGCACCCGTTCCTCCACCTGTACGCGCACCTGTGCCTACATATGCACCCGTTCCTCCACCTGTACGCGCACCTGTTCCTACATCTTCACCTGTTCCTCCACCTGTACGCACACCTGTGCCTACATATGCACCCGTTCCTCCACCTGTACGCGCACCTGTGCCTACATATGCACCCGTTCCTCCACCTGTATGCGCACCTGTTCCTACATCTGCACCCGTTCCCCCACCTGTACGCGCACCCGTGCCTACATCTGCACCCGTTCCCCCACCTGCACCTGCTTCTGTGCCTGCACCCACCCCTGGTCCTCCACCCACACCTGTACCTCCCGCTCCACCCACACCTGGACCTCAACCTGCGCCTCAACCTGCACCCACAGTCACACCAACACCTATAGCTGCCCCCGTTTCCATCCCAACACCTGCACCTACTCCGGCCCCGCCTCCTGCTCCTGTTCAGCCCCCTCCTCCTGTCGTACAACCACAGCCACCTCCTGAATCCACTTTACCCCCAACTCCATCCCCAGCCCCTTCACCAGCACCCTCACCAGCCCCACCCCCTCAGACTCCAG ACCCAGAGAGACGCTCAGCTACACCTGGCGGCACCAGAAAAGGCAAGTCCACTCAGGGTGGTCTGATGATGAGTTCAGCTGATTCTTGA